The Sinomicrobium kalidii genome contains a region encoding:
- a CDS encoding RagB/SusD family nutrient uptake outer membrane protein, with product MKAIHTTYLLLAGTLLLFVSCGKEFLEYDPKGQVSEEDIATAENTESLVTAAYAGITNDEMIGPLTHMWVYGSVRSDDAYKGGGGRSDVPVIDHYEQYNLTQADDGDWMAPRTWTNFYKAISRANFALSVIGEFSEDEFPLKTTRMAELRFLRGHSHFMLKLLFKKVPYITEGLSDEELLEISNDVENDELWNKIAEDFLFAYENLPEEQDQPGRADKSAAAAYLAKLRLYQAYEQDENHRVININTSRLEEVITYADAVSGSLEPDFANNFLDGHDNGPESVWAAQFSINDGTEVGRVSFVTGLNSPHGTSLYGCCGFHLPSQNMVNAFKTDGDGLPLLNDFNTSDMTNTEDFINIDPRLDHTIGVPGRPFKYRNTINEDGDMIYSASWARDPGVYGFFGNMKEQQAPDCSCYIKEGPFVGTSKNVDFIRYADVLLFKAEALIQLDRYNEAVPIINRIRERAAASTSRPLEAGATDIYNIGLYTSFASKAEALEALKFERRLEFAMEGHRFFDLVRWGEAAEVLNAYLEEEKTKRDFLANARFTAGRDEYYPIPQREIDFTGGLYKQNPGY from the coding sequence ATGAAAGCAATTCACACCACATATCTACTCCTGGCAGGCACATTATTACTGTTTGTGTCCTGTGGCAAGGAATTTCTGGAATACGACCCCAAAGGACAGGTATCCGAGGAGGATATTGCTACCGCAGAAAATACCGAAAGCCTGGTAACGGCAGCCTATGCCGGCATTACCAATGATGAGATGATAGGTCCCCTTACCCATATGTGGGTATACGGCAGTGTACGTTCTGACGACGCTTATAAAGGCGGCGGCGGAAGGAGCGATGTTCCCGTAATAGATCATTATGAACAATACAATCTCACCCAGGCCGATGACGGTGACTGGATGGCCCCGCGTACATGGACCAATTTCTACAAAGCCATTTCACGGGCCAATTTTGCCCTGTCGGTGATCGGGGAATTCTCTGAAGACGAGTTTCCGTTAAAAACCACCCGTATGGCCGAACTCCGGTTTTTGAGGGGGCACTCTCATTTTATGCTCAAACTGCTGTTCAAAAAGGTCCCCTACATTACGGAAGGACTCAGCGATGAGGAACTCCTGGAAATTTCCAATGATGTGGAGAACGACGAACTCTGGAACAAAATTGCCGAAGATTTCCTGTTCGCCTACGAAAACCTCCCGGAAGAACAGGACCAGCCCGGACGTGCAGACAAAAGTGCAGCTGCTGCCTATCTTGCCAAGCTGAGGCTCTACCAGGCCTACGAGCAGGATGAAAATCACAGGGTTATCAACATCAACACTTCCCGGCTGGAAGAAGTTATCACCTATGCCGATGCCGTATCGGGCAGCCTCGAACCCGATTTTGCCAACAATTTCCTCGATGGTCACGATAACGGCCCCGAATCCGTATGGGCCGCACAGTTCTCCATCAATGACGGTACCGAAGTGGGCAGGGTAAGTTTTGTTACCGGCTTAAATTCTCCGCACGGGACTTCCCTCTATGGTTGCTGCGGATTTCACCTGCCGAGCCAGAATATGGTCAACGCCTTTAAAACGGATGGGGACGGTCTCCCGCTATTAAATGATTTCAATACTTCGGATATGACAAATACCGAAGATTTTATCAACATAGACCCCCGCCTGGACCATACTATCGGTGTGCCCGGCAGGCCGTTCAAATACAGGAATACCATAAACGAAGACGGTGACATGATCTACAGTGCCAGCTGGGCCAGGGACCCCGGAGTATACGGCTTCTTCGGGAACATGAAAGAGCAACAGGCGCCGGATTGTTCCTGTTATATAAAGGAAGGACCTTTTGTAGGGACTTCCAAGAACGTCGATTTTATACGCTATGCGGACGTATTGCTCTTTAAAGCCGAAGCCCTGATACAGTTGGACAGGTATAACGAGGCCGTTCCCATCATCAACCGGATACGGGAAAGGGCCGCGGCAAGTACTTCCCGTCCGCTGGAGGCCGGGGCCACTGATATCTACAATATAGGCCTGTATACTTCTTTCGCTTCCAAAGCGGAAGCCTTAGAGGCATTGAAGTTCGAAAGAAGGCTGGAATTTGCCATGGAAGGGCACCGTTTCTTTGACCTGGTGCGCTGGGGGGAAGCAGCCGAAGTATTGAATGCCTACCTGGAAGAAGAAAAGACAAAACGGGATTTCCTGGCCAATGCCCGGTTTACCGCCGGCAGGGATGAATATTATCCCATTCCGCAACGGGAAATTGATTTTACAGGCGGATTGTACAAACAAAATCCGGGGTATTGA
- a CDS encoding SusC/RagA family TonB-linked outer membrane protein, with product MKRLLCCLLLLAQGYLFAQEIKVSGTVTSSEDGLPLPGASILVQGTTKGTVTDFDGNYSLDNISPDAVLVFSYVGFVAQEVPVNGRTQVNVALDTDSQQLDEVIIVGYTKERKVEMTGAISVVDLAPLEGQSMSSGNTMQALQGRVPGLFVEKTGDPTGTSNRILIRGVSTLGDNNPLYVIDGVPTIRPEVFAGINPSTIESVQVLKDASASSVYGARAANGVIVVSTKNRTRGDGEKFSVSINSNISVLSEKKQRYDMLNAQQRGEALWRASVNDGADPNNAYGEIYDFDWNGNFSNPALNNVTVQPYVGGDTNVPAGDTDWQKETYETGYVYNNDVSISGGTDKSFMLLNLGYLKNTGILKYTGYERYSARFNGNVKLFNDKVRVGMNTQFFTSNETLASPDVGSAPTPGLAITLAPTIPVFTGTGEYAGPLGSGYSDRNNPVYMQYINRWDNTERTTLFGNVFAEIDLLKNLTFRMSLGIDHNRFHRKDIETTVANGFITRSTNKLTHDTNEYTSLTFSNTLNYNLELGDHRIGVLLGTEAIKTDLNSIVSSAQGFAIETEDYFTLGAASGSRTTDGSSTGSRLWSMFGKVNYAFADKYLASFTLRRDGSSRFGEDNRYGYFPAVTAGWRINRENFLKESNLISDLKIRAGYGEVGNQSIGDVARFGLYEARYGPNQNVYVPDFFNIYYNVGTAYDLNGNNTGNLPSGFVSIQAANSGLRWEETREVNVGLDFGLLQNKIAGSFDYFVRNTEGILIQPPVASVLGEGRQRFLNGASTRTKGWELSLAYSDTYENGLYFAVSTNFGAFKDKITELPEEVRTAYPGTADNSIIGHSQFSIFGYKTDGLFQSQEEVDAHATQVGARPGGIRFADLNEDGIINADDRDFLGTTLPDLEYGIRIDLKYKHFDFSVFGSGVTGRVGLDPYIFWNNFVQGRENAGLGVLNAWTPENTDTDIPSLSLVNNDTQDSDYLYRNNSYFKLRNAQLGYNFPKELIEKWGGMTNLRFYVQGENLFWITPNGYIGADPERTDVNAIPVPTTLSLGVNIGF from the coding sequence ATGAAACGATTATTATGTTGCCTTTTGCTGCTGGCACAAGGCTACCTGTTCGCACAGGAAATTAAGGTAAGCGGTACGGTAACCTCTTCGGAGGACGGACTTCCCCTGCCCGGGGCTTCCATCCTGGTACAGGGTACCACCAAAGGGACCGTGACCGATTTTGACGGAAACTACAGCCTGGACAATATCTCTCCGGATGCCGTACTGGTATTCAGTTACGTGGGCTTTGTAGCACAGGAGGTCCCGGTAAACGGGCGAACGCAGGTAAATGTTGCCCTGGACACGGACTCTCAACAGTTGGACGAAGTAATCATTGTAGGCTATACCAAAGAACGAAAAGTGGAGATGACCGGGGCCATTTCCGTGGTGGACCTGGCTCCCCTGGAAGGGCAAAGTATGAGCTCCGGGAACACCATGCAGGCTCTGCAGGGCCGTGTACCCGGCCTGTTCGTGGAAAAAACGGGCGATCCCACCGGAACCAGCAACCGTATCCTTATCCGCGGGGTGAGTACCCTGGGCGACAACAATCCCCTTTATGTCATAGACGGTGTGCCCACGATACGCCCTGAGGTATTTGCCGGGATCAATCCCAGCACCATAGAATCCGTGCAGGTACTCAAGGATGCCTCGGCCTCTTCGGTATACGGGGCACGGGCCGCTAACGGTGTTATCGTGGTCAGTACCAAGAACCGCACGAGGGGCGACGGCGAAAAATTCAGCGTAAGTATCAATTCCAATATTTCGGTACTTTCCGAAAAAAAGCAACGCTATGACATGCTCAACGCACAGCAAAGAGGGGAAGCCCTCTGGCGTGCCTCGGTAAACGACGGTGCCGATCCCAACAATGCCTACGGGGAAATATACGATTTTGACTGGAACGGTAATTTCAGTAACCCGGCACTCAATAATGTTACGGTACAACCCTATGTGGGCGGGGACACGAATGTCCCGGCAGGCGATACGGACTGGCAGAAGGAAACCTATGAAACCGGTTATGTGTATAACAACGACGTCAGCATCTCCGGAGGTACGGACAAATCGTTCATGCTGCTGAACCTCGGGTATCTGAAAAACACCGGAATACTGAAATATACCGGCTACGAACGCTATTCAGCCAGGTTCAACGGGAATGTCAAACTCTTTAATGACAAAGTAAGGGTAGGTATGAACACCCAGTTCTTCACTTCCAATGAAACCCTGGCCTCTCCCGATGTAGGGAGCGCACCCACGCCCGGACTTGCCATTACCCTGGCACCTACCATTCCCGTATTTACCGGTACCGGGGAATATGCGGGACCTCTCGGGTCCGGATACTCCGACAGGAACAACCCTGTATACATGCAGTATATCAACCGGTGGGATAATACCGAAAGAACCACGCTCTTCGGAAACGTATTCGCCGAGATCGATCTTTTAAAGAACCTGACCTTCCGGATGTCCCTGGGAATAGATCACAACCGTTTTCACAGAAAAGACATTGAAACCACGGTAGCGAACGGGTTTATAACCAGGAGCACCAACAAGCTGACCCATGATACCAACGAATACACCAGCCTGACCTTTAGCAATACGCTGAACTACAACCTCGAACTGGGTGACCACAGGATCGGAGTATTGTTGGGTACCGAAGCCATAAAGACCGACCTGAATTCCATTGTTTCCTCTGCCCAGGGCTTCGCCATAGAAACCGAGGATTATTTTACGCTCGGTGCCGCTTCCGGAAGCCGTACCACCGACGGTTCTTCGACGGGAAGCAGGCTGTGGTCAATGTTCGGAAAGGTCAATTATGCCTTTGCCGATAAATACCTGGCCTCCTTTACCCTGCGAAGGGATGGTTCGTCCCGCTTCGGCGAAGACAACAGGTACGGGTACTTTCCTGCCGTAACTGCCGGATGGCGAATCAACCGCGAAAATTTCCTGAAGGAAAGCAATTTGATATCCGACCTTAAAATCCGGGCCGGTTACGGGGAAGTGGGCAACCAGTCGATCGGTGATGTGGCCCGTTTCGGATTGTACGAAGCCCGGTACGGCCCCAATCAAAACGTGTATGTTCCGGACTTTTTCAACATATACTACAACGTGGGAACAGCCTACGACCTCAATGGCAATAACACCGGAAACCTGCCCTCCGGCTTTGTTTCCATCCAGGCGGCCAACAGCGGACTGCGCTGGGAAGAGACCCGGGAAGTAAACGTGGGACTCGATTTCGGGCTGCTCCAAAACAAGATCGCCGGTTCTTTTGACTACTTTGTAAGAAATACGGAAGGGATTTTGATACAACCTCCGGTGGCTTCCGTTCTGGGTGAAGGAAGACAGCGTTTTTTGAACGGGGCTTCCACCCGTACCAAGGGATGGGAATTGTCGCTCGCCTATTCCGATACTTACGAGAATGGCCTGTACTTCGCCGTATCTACCAATTTCGGGGCATTTAAGGACAAAATAACCGAGCTCCCCGAGGAAGTAAGAACAGCCTATCCCGGAACTGCCGATAATTCCATCATCGGGCATTCCCAGTTTTCCATCTTCGGATATAAAACGGACGGCTTGTTCCAAAGCCAGGAGGAAGTGGACGCACATGCCACACAGGTAGGCGCCCGCCCGGGAGGGATCAGGTTTGCGGACCTCAACGAAGACGGTATTATCAATGCCGACGACCGCGATTTCCTCGGCACCACGCTGCCCGACCTGGAATACGGCATCCGTATTGATCTGAAATACAAACACTTTGACTTCTCGGTATTCGGTTCCGGTGTAACGGGGCGTGTTGGCCTCGACCCATATATCTTCTGGAACAATTTTGTTCAGGGCCGGGAAAATGCCGGGCTGGGCGTCCTCAATGCCTGGACCCCCGAAAATACCGATACAGACATCCCTTCCCTGTCGCTCGTAAACAATGACACCCAGGATTCCGATTACCTGTATCGGAATAATTCGTATTTCAAGCTTCGGAATGCGCAATTAGGGTACAATTTCCCAAAAGAACTGATAGAAAAGTGGGGCGGAATGACCAATCTACGGTTTTATGTACAAGGGGAAAACCTGTTCTGGATCACCCCGAACGGTTATATAGGCGCCGATCCGGAAAGAACGGATGTCAATGCCATTCCCGTACCGACAACCCTTTCACTCGGAGTTAACATCGGTTTTTAA